From Nicotiana tabacum cultivar K326 chromosome 22, ASM71507v2, whole genome shotgun sequence, one genomic window encodes:
- the LOC107779336 gene encoding uncharacterized protein LOC107779336: MQTRLAISSATKLHRLLLALSLKRVEYNPHRFCSSTVGRTADPAVHSGPLEGDDLEGSVKVAENERKQPNLKPGKDNEAFVPPKSPTGSSQKIESTGGNKPIDPLRQQKRQKSNVSHSNGALSLEDVSCGGLDGTPWPDEAKDRGAQLEDDREYFKHHKPSPLAEMEMADTRKPITQATDAPAGAGVAFYPAPDGGVMVWRPEQLETAEESLMRAMEIWKQNSMRGDPDSPHGRILRQLRGEYW; this comes from the exons ATGCAAACAAGATTGGCTATATCTTCAGCTACAAAACTTCATCGACTCTTATTGGCACTATCTCTGAAGAGAGTGGAGTACAATCCACACAGATTTTGCTCTTCTACTGTTGGTCGAACAGCTGATCCCGCCGTCCATTCTGGACCTCTTGAA GGAGATGACTTGGAGGGATCAGTAAAAGTAGCAGAAAACGAAAGGAAACAACCAAATCTAAAGCCCGGTAAAGATAACGAGGCATTTGTGCCACCAAAATCACCAACCGGGTCATCCCAGAAGATAGAGAGCACAGGGGGAAACAAACCTATAGACCCTTTGAGACAACAAAAGCGACAGAAATCTAATGTAAGCCACTCCAATGGAGCGCTATCATTAGAAGATGTTAGCTGCGGGGGATTAGATGGTACACCATGGCCCGACGAAGCAAAAGACAGAGGAGCACAATTAGAAGATGACAGAGAATACTTCAAGCATCATAAACCATCTCCATTGGCAGAGATGGAGATGGCTGATACGAGGAAGCCTATTACACAGGCCACTGATGCACCAGCGGGTGCTGGTGTCGCTTTTTATCCGGCACCTGACGGCGGGGTAATGGTGTGGAGGCCGGAGCAATTGGAGACTGCTGAAGAGTCTCTGATGAGAGCGATGGAGATATGGAAACAGAATTCTATGAGAGGTGACCCTGATTCACCTCATGGTAGGATTCTTAGACAGCTTCGTGGTGAGTACTGGTGA